One Globicephala melas chromosome 6, mGloMel1.2, whole genome shotgun sequence genomic window carries:
- the LOC115867823 gene encoding coiled-coil domain-containing protein 107 isoform X7, giving the protein MASVVSLAGSLGLLLVSALPEVLGDRTSPDHRAHPGDAAQVGPGATETRRRPPPPPPKNQRERAWAGALPLGALYTAAAVAFVLYKCLQGKDEATFLQEEAGKKDSLQSEQQLAQLTQQLAQTEQHLNSLMAQLEPLFERVTTLAGAQQELLHMKLQAIHQLLRESKPNKGVEVPEPEASTPFPEDLSIEEDEEEAGDSQAWEEPLNWSTGTRNLATPREMEQGLRRRCRKAAAKGPSHSPHREGGTTADSLVKQSLFL; this is encoded by the exons ATGGCGAGCGTGGTGTCGCTCGCGGGTTCGCTGGGGCTGCTACTTGTGTCAGCGCTGCCCGAGGTGCTCGGAGACCGCACCAGCCCCGACCACCGGGCACACCCAG GGGACGCCGCCCAGGTCGGCCCTGGGGCCACGGAAACCCGGcggcggccgccgccgccaccgcccaAGAACCAGCGCGAGCGGGCCTGGGCCGGGGCACTGCCCTTGGGAGCGCTGTACACCGCAGCCGCCGTGGCTTTTGTGCTGTACAAGTGTTTACAG GGGAAAGATGAGGCTACTTTTCTCCAGGAGGAGGCAGGCAAGAAGGATTCACTGCAGTCAG AGCAACAGCTGGCCCAGCTGACACAACAGCTGGCCCAGACAGAACAACACCTGAACAGTCTGATGGCCCAGCTGGAGCCCCTTTTTGAGCG TGTGACTACCCTGGCTGGAGCCCAGCAGGAGCTTTTGCACATGAAGCTACAGGCCATCCACCAGCTGCTACGAGAGAGCAAACCAAACAAGGGTGTGGAGGTTCCAGAACCAG AGGCCAGCACACCCTTTCCTGAGGACTTATCTATAGAGGAGGACGAGGAAGAGGCTGGTGACAGTCAGGCCTGGGAGGAGCCCCTAAACTGGAGCACAGGGACGAGGAACCTAGCTACTCCCAGGGAAATGGAGCAGGGGCTAAGGAGAAGATGCCGGAAGGCTGCAGCAAAGGGCCCCAGTCACAGCCCCCACCGGGAAGGAGGGACAACAGCTGACAGTTTAGTAAAACAGAGTCTGTTCTTGTGA
- the SIT1 gene encoding signaling threshold-regulating transmembrane adapter 1: MPATLASVPPGPSTSDNYTDLLAPGIPSLTKAWGLWALLGAVTLLLLISLAVHLFQWTSGWSRNHPGQGRPEESAEEVPLYGNLHYLQTGRLSQEPGPDQQNPTPGGPARAAEEVMRYTSLQLWPPQGRIPSPGSPIKYSEVVLDPEPKPQASSPEPELYASVCAQTRRARASFPDQAYANSQPAPS, translated from the exons ATGCCTGCAACTTTGGCTTCTGTACCACCAGGTCCGAGCACAAGTGACAACTACACGGATCTGCTAGCGCCTG GAATTCCCTCCTTGACCAAGGCCTGGGGACTATGGGCCCTCTTAGGGGCTGTGACGCTGTTGCTTCTCATCTCACTGGCTGTGCACTTATTCCAATGGACTAGTGGCTGGAGCAGGAACCATCCGGGACAGGGACG GCCTGAAGAGTCTGCGGAAGAGGTCCCTCTGTACGGGAACCTGCATTATCTACAGACAG GACGACTGTCTCAAGAACCGGGGCCAgaccaacagaatccaacacctgGAGGCCCTGCCAGG GCTGCAGAGGAGGTGATGCGCTATACCAGCCTGCAGCTGTGGCCTCCTCAGGGCCGGATCCCCAGCCCTGGAAGCCCCATCAAGTACTCGGAGGTGGTGCTGGACCCTGAGCCAAAGCCCCAGGCCTCGAGCCCCGAGCCGGAGCTCTACGCCTCAGTGTGTGCCCAGACCCGCAGAGCCCGGGCTTCCTTTCCAGACCAGGCCTACGCCAACAGCCAGCCTGCACCCAGCTGA
- the ARHGEF39 gene encoding rho guanine nucleotide exchange factor 39 → MESPGPSVRCPVQEQRARWERKRACTARELLETERRYQEQLGLVATYFVGILRAKGTLRPPERQALFGPWELIYGASQELLPYLEGGRWGQGLEGFCPHLELYTQFAANAERSRTTLQEQLKKNKRFRRFVRLQEGRPEFGGIQLQDLLPLPLQRLQQYENLAIALAENTGPNSPDHEQLTRAARRISDTAQRVHTISQKQKNDQHLQRVQALLSGRQAKGLISGRWFLRQGWLLVVPPRGEPRPRMFFLFSDALLMAKPRPPLHLLQSGTFACQALYPMAECQLHRVFGHSGGPCGGLLSLSFPHEKLLLMSTDQEELSHWYRSLTLASSSQKN, encoded by the exons ATGGAAAGCCCGGGCCCCAGCGTACGGTGCCCGGTGCAAGAGCAGCGTGCCCGTTGGGAGCGGAAACGCGCCTGCACTGCCCGGGAGCTGCTGGAGACCGAGCGGCGCTACCAGGAACAGCTGGGGCTGGTGGCCACG TACTTCGTGGGGATTCTGAGAGCCAAGGGCACCCTGCGACCACCAGAGCGCCAGGCCCTGTTTGGGCCCTGGGAGCTCATTTACGGCGCCAGCCA AGAGCTGCTTCCCTACCTCGAAGGAGGGCGCTGGGGACAGGGGCTGGAGGGCTTCTGCCCCCACCTGGAGCTCTACACCCAATTTGCTGCCAACGCTGAGAGGTCCCGGACCACCCTGCAG GAGcaattaaagaagaacaaacgtTTCCGGAGGTTTGTGCGACTTCAGGAAGGTCGCCCTGAGTTTGGGGGCATTCAGCTCCAGGacctgctccctctgcctctgcagagGCTCCAGCA GTATGAGAATCTTGCCATTGCTTTGGCTGAAAACACAGGTCCCAACAGCCCTGACCATGAACAGCTCACAA gGGCTGCCCGGCGGATAAGTGACACTGCCCAGAGAGTCCACACCATCAGTCAGAAACAGAAGAATGACCAGCACCTCCAGCGTGTCCAGGCTCTGCTCAGTGGACGGCAGGCAAAGGGGCTTATCTCAG GTCGCTGGTTCCTACGCCAGGGTTGGCTGCTGGTGGTGCCTCCCCGAGGGGAGCCTCGGCCCCGAatgttcttcctcttctctgatgCACTCCTCATGGCCAAGCCTCGACCTCCATTGCACCTGCTGCAGAGTGGCACCTTTGCTTGCCAGGCCCTCTACCCCATGGCTGAGTGTCAACTCCACAGGGTCTTTGGCCACTCAGGAGGCCCCTGTGGTGGACTGCTCAGC ctgtcctttccccacgaGAAGCTACTGCTTATGTCCACAGACCAGGAGGAGCTGTCGCACTGGTACCGCAGTCTGACTTTGGCCAGCAG CAGCCAGAAGAACTAG